Proteins co-encoded in one Chloroflexota bacterium genomic window:
- the glgP gene encoding alpha-glucan family phosphorylase — protein sequence MTAEVRPSRIFTVRPALPRRLERLRDLAFNVWWAWTPAAQDLFRRIDAEAWHASQGNPVAVLTRAAPGQLQVLAEDPIFIADLDRVSEAYDQYLSRPTWFEQVHGHLEGLRVAYVSMEFGVAESVPLYSGGLGVLAGDQLKAASDLGVPLVGVGMLYRQGYFRQSIDPSGAQREQFPENDVEVLPVVAVRAGDGQPLTVRVPIDGHEIAVRLWRMDVGRVPLILLDANTPENSPADRELTSRLYIGDSDIRIRQELLLGVAGMRALDALDLTPTVAHLNEGHSAFLILERFQALRAQTGLSEAAAMQIVRATNVFTTHTPVAAGHDEFSAEQVKRHAGAYLQASNIDVEHALALGRVDGANDGEPFGITTLAMRGSAWRNGVSALHGTVSRRMWERLWPGVPVGEVPIGHVTNGVHLRTWVSRELNGLLQRYMGRHWAERTDPQGIEEGLAAIPDDELWRVHTQRRERLVANVRRRLRAQAEHRGAAAHELAQASAALHSDVLTVGFARRFALYKRPTLLLHDVERLKAIVGNSHRPVQIIFAGKAHPNDDLAKDLLREITAISRDPAFEGRLVFVEDYDMGLARDLVQGCDVWLNLPIPPQEASGTSGMKAAANGVLNASVLDGWWDEAYTPEAGWAIGRADVDDERQRDASDAGAIYDLLEHTVAPLFYDVGAGETPTAWVRMARRSMALALTSYSANRMVQDYVESFYGPAHLLGRSLREHQGGAATELAHWLDHLVAQWPHVHIAEVHADGPSQVDAGMIVPVRARVALAGLSPDDVTVEVFVGHVDFDGALIGGRAEVTEHASADADGAHWFTGRAVLSQSGRLGIAVRVIPRHSLLAGPYDTGLIRWSEAAGAT from the coding sequence ATGACGGCTGAGGTTCGCCCGAGCCGTATCTTTACCGTTCGGCCGGCGCTTCCGCGGCGTCTCGAGCGCTTGCGCGATCTGGCGTTCAACGTGTGGTGGGCGTGGACGCCGGCGGCGCAGGACCTGTTTCGGCGCATCGACGCCGAAGCCTGGCACGCCTCGCAGGGGAATCCGGTGGCCGTGCTCACCCGGGCAGCTCCGGGCCAGCTCCAAGTGCTGGCCGAGGACCCGATCTTCATCGCCGACCTTGACCGCGTGTCCGAAGCCTATGACCAGTATTTGAGCCGCCCCACGTGGTTCGAGCAAGTGCACGGGCATCTCGAGGGACTGCGGGTGGCCTACGTCTCCATGGAGTTCGGCGTGGCGGAATCGGTGCCGCTGTATTCCGGCGGCCTGGGCGTGCTGGCGGGTGATCAGCTCAAGGCCGCCAGCGATCTCGGGGTGCCGCTGGTCGGCGTCGGCATGCTCTACCGCCAGGGGTACTTCCGGCAGTCGATCGATCCCTCCGGCGCGCAGCGCGAGCAGTTTCCGGAAAACGACGTGGAGGTCCTGCCCGTGGTCGCGGTGCGGGCGGGCGACGGGCAGCCGCTGACGGTTCGGGTGCCGATTGACGGGCATGAGATTGCGGTTCGGCTGTGGCGAATGGACGTGGGTCGCGTGCCGCTGATCCTGCTCGATGCCAACACGCCGGAGAACAGCCCGGCGGACCGCGAGCTGACGTCCCGGCTGTACATCGGTGACAGCGACATTCGCATTCGGCAGGAGCTGCTGCTGGGCGTCGCCGGCATGCGCGCCTTGGACGCGCTCGATCTCACGCCGACCGTGGCCCATTTGAACGAGGGGCATAGCGCGTTTCTCATTCTGGAGCGCTTCCAGGCGCTGCGCGCGCAGACCGGTCTCAGCGAGGCCGCGGCGATGCAGATCGTGCGCGCGACCAATGTCTTCACCACGCACACGCCGGTCGCGGCCGGCCACGACGAGTTTTCGGCGGAACAGGTGAAGCGTCATGCCGGCGCCTATTTGCAGGCGTCGAACATCGATGTCGAGCATGCGCTGGCGCTGGGCCGGGTTGACGGCGCCAACGACGGCGAGCCGTTTGGCATCACCACCCTGGCCATGCGCGGTTCCGCCTGGCGCAATGGCGTGAGCGCGCTTCACGGCACCGTGAGCCGTCGGATGTGGGAACGGCTGTGGCCGGGCGTCCCGGTCGGCGAGGTTCCGATCGGACACGTGACCAATGGAGTGCATCTGCGCACCTGGGTATCTCGCGAGCTTAACGGCCTGCTCCAGCGCTACATGGGGCGCCATTGGGCCGAGCGCACCGATCCGCAGGGCATCGAGGAAGGCTTGGCCGCCATTCCCGACGACGAGCTTTGGCGGGTGCATACGCAACGTCGCGAGCGTCTGGTGGCCAACGTCCGGCGACGCCTGCGAGCGCAGGCGGAGCATCGAGGAGCCGCGGCGCACGAGTTGGCGCAGGCGTCCGCCGCCCTGCACAGCGATGTGCTCACGGTTGGGTTCGCGCGCCGCTTCGCGCTCTACAAGCGCCCAACCCTGCTGCTGCACGACGTGGAACGGCTCAAGGCAATCGTCGGGAACTCCCACCGCCCGGTGCAGATCATCTTTGCGGGCAAGGCCCATCCCAACGACGATCTGGCCAAGGACTTGCTGCGCGAAATCACGGCCATCAGCCGCGACCCGGCATTCGAAGGGCGGCTGGTCTTCGTGGAGGACTACGACATGGGACTGGCGCGCGACCTGGTGCAGGGTTGCGACGTGTGGCTGAACTTGCCGATTCCACCGCAGGAGGCCAGCGGCACGAGCGGGATGAAGGCGGCAGCCAACGGCGTGCTCAATGCCAGCGTCCTGGACGGTTGGTGGGACGAGGCCTACACGCCCGAGGCGGGTTGGGCGATTGGCCGGGCGGATGTCGACGACGAACGGCAGCGGGACGCGAGCGACGCTGGGGCGATCTACGACCTGCTCGAGCACACGGTGGCCCCGCTGTTCTACGACGTCGGGGCGGGAGAGACGCCGACGGCCTGGGTCCGAATGGCGCGGCGCTCGATGGCCCTGGCGCTGACGAGCTACAGCGCGAACCGAATGGTCCAAGATTATGTCGAGTCATTCTACGGTCCCGCGCACCTGCTCGGCCGGAGCCTGCGCGAGCACCAGGGCGGTGCGGCCACCGAGCTCGCCCACTGGCTCGACCATCTGGTGGCGCAGTGGCCTCACGTGCATATCGCGGAAGTGCACGCCGACGGCCCCAGCCAGGTCGACGCGGGGATGATCGTGCCCGTGCGAGCGCGCGTGGCCCTGGCGGGGCTGAGTCCCGACGACGTGACGGTCGAGGTATTCGTGGGGCACGTGGACTTCGACGGCGCGCTAATCGGCGGTCGGGCCGAGGTGACCGAGCATGCAAGCGCGGACGCAGACGGCGCCCACTGGTTCACGGGACGCGCCGTGCTGTCCCAAAGCGGACGCCTGGGCATTGCCGTCCGCGTGATTCCACGCCATTCCCTGCTGGCCGGGCCGTACGATACCGGGCTGATTCGCTGGAGCGAGGCGGCCGGCGCGACCTGA
- a CDS encoding leucine-rich repeat domain-containing protein yields MATLVAVLIALSVACSGADGIDEVKPSFPTSAPVAAESASAVETDGSLAVASAVQTVAPGPTSHAGNATPRAVTATAPDLSTTGQPAGVRDDHGHGEAAATSGPESTVEEFLAEGLHLAGASPVHLAVRGMAAADTVRCAWRGIARTAAQREGAIRFWLRLDASETIPAADYLGILFAVTWDTIDPKYRETAKSNFLAIARGGLSEEYLFLTCFADYTVSSYLLGAGPTTVTVAYDNWGEARSYELYVREHEAGTYGTDPLQARGDYEASLQAKVVAAEEALAAEIGGRERIVFLAPMGAHNAIAFEAWQAVAHWDVATAADGTVTAVRVGTPEGDPEHTQTLANLTSRITTAAASDAHATTRIANVTGLQQAYRDMGAYDDITPDDGDTTTFTPAQPPPVSGCANGTAVGTPNANRGLVQDCETLLAAKDGLRGAATVNWSTSTVISNWEGVTTGGTPSRVTGLNLSRKSLTGTIPAGLGRLFALTTLNLSGNQLTGTIPPELGWLTNLTELRLSGNALTGTGQP; encoded by the coding sequence GTGGCCACCCTCGTCGCCGTCCTGATAGCGCTGAGCGTGGCTTGCAGCGGTGCCGATGGGATCGATGAGGTAAAGCCGTCGTTCCCGACGTCGGCGCCGGTCGCTGCTGAGTCGGCATCCGCGGTTGAAACGGACGGTTCGCTCGCGGTGGCGTCGGCGGTCCAAACGGTCGCGCCCGGCCCCACATCGCACGCCGGCAACGCGACGCCCCGGGCCGTCACCGCCACGGCGCCGGACTTGTCGACTACGGGCCAGCCCGCGGGAGTGCGAGATGACCACGGGCACGGCGAAGCGGCCGCCACCAGCGGACCGGAGTCGACCGTGGAGGAATTCTTGGCGGAGGGTCTGCACTTGGCGGGGGCGTCGCCGGTGCACCTGGCGGTGCGGGGGATGGCCGCGGCAGACACGGTGCGCTGCGCGTGGCGGGGCATCGCGCGAACCGCGGCGCAGCGGGAGGGCGCGATCCGGTTCTGGCTGCGGCTGGACGCGAGCGAAACGATCCCGGCTGCGGACTATCTGGGGATCCTGTTCGCGGTCACTTGGGACACGATCGACCCGAAGTACCGGGAGACGGCGAAGTCGAACTTCCTGGCGATCGCGCGGGGCGGGCTGTCGGAGGAGTATCTGTTCCTGACCTGCTTCGCGGACTACACGGTGAGCAGTTATCTGCTGGGCGCGGGGCCGACGACGGTGACGGTGGCGTACGACAACTGGGGCGAGGCGCGCTCCTATGAGTTGTACGTGCGGGAGCACGAGGCAGGGACGTACGGCACGGACCCGTTGCAGGCACGCGGGGACTACGAGGCGTCGCTGCAAGCCAAGGTGGTGGCGGCGGAGGAAGCCTTGGCGGCTGAGATCGGGGGCCGGGAGCGGATCGTGTTCCTGGCGCCGATGGGTGCGCATAACGCGATTGCGTTCGAGGCCTGGCAGGCGGTGGCGCACTGGGACGTGGCGACGGCGGCCGACGGCACGGTCACCGCGGTGCGGGTGGGGACACCGGAAGGCGACCCAGAGCACACGCAGACGCTGGCCAACTTGACCAGCCGGATCACCACGGCGGCGGCGAGCGACGCGCATGCAACCACGCGGATAGCCAATGTCACGGGGCTGCAGCAGGCATACCGGGACATGGGGGCCTACGACGACATCACGCCGGACGATGGCGATACAACCACCTTCACGCCGGCGCAGCCGCCGCCGGTGTCGGGGTGCGCCAACGGCACGGCGGTGGGCACGCCCAACGCCAACCGCGGCTTGGTCCAGGACTGCGAGACGCTGCTGGCGGCCAAGGACGGACTGCGGGGCGCGGCCACGGTGAACTGGAGCACAAGCACGGTCATCTCTAACTGGGAGGGCGTCACCACCGGCGGCACGCCGAGCCGGGTGACGGGGCTGAACCTCTCCCGCAAGAGCCTGACAGGGACGATCCCGGCGGGGCTGGGCCGCCTGTTCGCGTTGACCACGCTCAACCTGAGCGGTAACCAGCTGACCGGGACGATCCCGCCGGAGCTGGGCTGGCTGACGAACCTGACCGAGCTGCGGCTGTCGGGCAATGCGCTGACGGGAACGGGGCAGCCATAG
- a CDS encoding metal-dependent transcriptional regulator has product MALTSTAEDYLLAIYGLRAEGGPVIAARLAERLGVSAPTVSASLERLVRDGHVWIAPQREVFLTLGGERTAEKLARRHRLIEHWLIRTLGLGWAEVHHEADRLEHAISPELTDRISESLGHPPTCPHGLPIPGNYPETDVGNLFKLSTAEVGSKVRVVRLSEPAEDDSELLRYFEEKQLVPGRVIEVVEQTPAGHIVVQVDDQSAVVDDTVATNLWVIAA; this is encoded by the coding sequence ATGGCGCTGACAAGTACGGCTGAAGACTATCTACTCGCGATCTATGGGTTGCGCGCCGAGGGTGGGCCCGTCATCGCCGCTCGACTCGCGGAACGCCTGGGGGTATCGGCGCCAACGGTGTCGGCATCGCTCGAACGGCTGGTGCGCGACGGTCACGTGTGGATCGCTCCGCAACGCGAGGTGTTCCTGACGCTTGGCGGCGAGCGCACCGCCGAGAAGCTGGCCCGGCGCCACCGGCTGATCGAGCACTGGCTGATCCGGACGCTGGGGCTCGGCTGGGCCGAGGTGCACCACGAGGCCGACCGCTTGGAGCACGCCATCTCGCCCGAGCTCACGGATCGAATCTCGGAGTCGCTGGGCCATCCGCCCACGTGCCCGCACGGATTGCCCATCCCGGGCAACTATCCGGAAACCGACGTGGGCAACCTGTTCAAGCTGTCGACGGCCGAGGTCGGGTCCAAAGTACGGGTGGTGCGGCTCTCCGAGCCCGCGGAGGATGACAGCGAGCTCCTGCGCTATTTCGAGGAGAAGCAACTGGTCCCCGGACGGGTGATCGAGGTCGTTGAGCAGACGCCGGCCGGGCATATCGTGGTGCAGGTGGACGACCAGTCCGCCGTGGTTGACGACACGGTTGCCACCAATCTGTGGGTAATCGCGGCGTAG